A stretch of Vigna unguiculata cultivar IT97K-499-35 unplaced genomic scaffold, ASM411807v1 contig_445, whole genome shotgun sequence DNA encodes these proteins:
- the LOC114171952 gene encoding uncharacterized protein LOC114171952 has product MRPPLGMQELRKRASMFIRVEEMRHYQDRVRNIPTHPEAKRGGREPGGRDQNRLRDRKQARFSNYAPLNAPKSRILDEVLQAELIAPPKRFQNPPNADLSKYCHYHRNNGHTTEECKTLRDKIEELVRAGHLRHYVRNTTEGNPRTQHEKYPQRNIPRREDTRNEPRESRQEPRRSTNSERRREEPPQGGRRPEERPPLRGTINTISGGFAGGGCSSSSRKKHLRAVQSVHAVWRGPRRRMPPITFSDSDFQGVDANQDDPVVITIELENFAVKKVLIDQGSLVDIIYWKTFQQLQILAEELIRRTHIRIFWRKGANPRICGPSHHLRRRETD; this is encoded by the coding sequence ATGCGCCCGCCTCTAGGAATGCAAGAACTTCGAAAAAGAGCATCGATGTTCATCAGAGTCGAGGAGATGCGACATTACCAAGACAGGGTCCGGAACATCCCAACCCACCCGGAAGCTAAAAGGGGCGGTAGAGAGCCGGGAGGTCGAGACCAAAACCGCCTCCGAGACAGAAAGCAAGCCAGATTCTCTAACTACGCCCCCCTTAATGCCCCCAAATCCCGTATTCTTGATGAAGTATTGCAAGCTGAACTCATCGCTCCACCTAAGAGATTCCAAAACCCGCCAAACGCCGACCTAAGCAAGTATTGCCACTACCACCGCAACAACGGCCACACAACAGAGGAGTGTAAGACTCTTCGCGACAAAATAGAAGAACTTGTACGGGCCGGCCACCTGCGACACTATGTTAGAAACACAACTGAAGGGAACCCCAGGACCCAACACGAGAAATACCCGCAAAGGAACATTCCACGAAGGGAGGATACGAGAAACGAACCAAGAGAATCCAGACAAGAACCTAGGAGAAGCACAAACTCTGAACGAAGGAGGGAGGAACCACCTCAAGGGGGGAGGCGCCCAGAAGAAAGACCCCCCCTGAGAGGGACGATAAACACCATATCAGGAGGATTTGCTGGAGGCGGATGTTCCTCTTCTTCTAGAAAAAAGCACCTGAGGGCAGTCCAGTCTGTCCACGCCGTCTGGAGGGGACCCAGAAGAAGAATGCCACCAATCACTTTCAGCGACTCTGACTTCCAAGGAGTCGACGCCAACCAAGATGACCCTGTGGTCATAACCATAGAACTCGAAAACTTCGCCGTAAAGAAGGTGCTAATCGACCAAGGAAGCTTAGTAGATATCATATACTGGAAGACTTTCCAACAGCTCCAGATCCTCGCTGAAGAACTGATACGACGAACCCATATACGGATTTTCTGGCGAAAGGGTGCCAACCCGAGGATATGTGGACCTTCACACCACCTTCGGAGAAGGGAGACAGACTAG